A window of the Desulfovibrio sp. Fe33 genome harbors these coding sequences:
- the tolR gene encoding protein TolR — MAIKTGGGFLNEINVTPFVDVMLVLLIIFMVTAPLMTQGVEVDLPATRTVRNLPQDSEHLVLTVKKDGNIFLDEYKVGLDELEEHLKRLVATQKKQLFLRADREVPYGTVVQVMGEIKAAGIDKLGIVAEEPKPDKKK; from the coding sequence ATGGCGATCAAGACCGGCGGCGGGTTCCTCAACGAGATCAACGTCACGCCCTTCGTGGACGTGATGCTGGTGCTGCTGATTATCTTCATGGTCACGGCCCCGCTCATGACCCAGGGGGTCGAGGTGGACCTGCCCGCCACCCGGACGGTCCGCAACCTGCCGCAGGATTCCGAGCATCTGGTCCTGACCGTGAAAAAGGACGGCAACATCTTTCTGGACGAGTACAAGGTGGGGCTGGACGAGCTTGAGGAGCATCTCAAGCGGCTGGTGGCCACCCAGAAGAAGCAGCTTTTCCTGCGCGCGGACCGGGAAGTACCTTACGGCACGGTCGTCCAGGTCATGGGCGAGATCAAGGCGGCGGGCATCGACAAGCTCGGCATCGTGGCCGAAGAGCCCAAGCCGGACAAGAAAAAATAG
- a CDS encoding PAS domain-containing sensor histidine kinase: MKTDREPIPRPDTETRERLLDFTPGMFRRLVEASGMAVSVHDKNLFPVWGNKAYARLWGYSIEEILDNRLDQKHILPAETLDLYWNVVLPTVRQGKRWEGEYVIRSKDGTLRSVKGWFDPVTDDSGEITHVISIKQDLSDLIRIREALGTAQKSLKFISESTSDIFFRLNLHTGLYDYLSPSVVRFSGYSVQEYQDNPLLLWHIVHPDWRDYLDEVMEELLEGRVRAEYVFQFIHKSGEVRWASQRHILLRDKHGHPVAVEGIATDITARKRAEERLRASEEKYRFLAENTADAIWTMDDDYRMIYATPSIKDISGYTPEEVQGRQIRELVAEDSISRLEEALARRKDAENEGNFTMVSSLELEHLHKNGQTFWAETVIKRLLDDSGRPIGFQGVSRDVTIRREAGAAVEASEARFRTLFEDSPISLWEEDLTRLKFYLDELKEQGVTDFRSYFYENPESLAKCASLVTVVDVNKATLPLLGAHSKEELLGNLDKVLTDSSMAAFTEEIIMLTEGGREYCGESTNRTLDGDTIWVMVHFYVPDEYQDTLSRVIVSLLDVTPRRRAEEALMDSEERYRVLAENSQEGVIVMQNGSVRYVNRSMRRITGYTADELEKLNFADMVHPDDRNENTPRLARMGMGKDKTPLGFFRIVTKNGGTKWINMNVKPIMWGGREALMFILTDITRYKALESELLIAHAQMENRVRKRTAELSKANVRLKAVAEERGQAQERIQALTQQLIRVQEDERQRIARDLHDNVAQDLSSIMLKMETLFDGHPGADPELTGRGRAVTEVLRHTIASVREIAYGLRPPALDQLGLVQALDNLCHEAGSRYGFDVDFFATGIENISLDFDVEINLYRMVQEAVRNICRHARATRAVIRLVKSHPDILIRIEDNGRGFLMRESLAKADAEKRMGLRSMEERARLIGGSMEIQTLTGTGTRILFKVPIESARRHG, from the coding sequence GTGAAGACCGACCGCGAACCTATACCTCGCCCCGACACGGAAACCCGCGAACGGTTGCTCGACTTCACTCCCGGCATGTTCCGCCGCCTGGTGGAAGCCTCCGGCATGGCGGTCTCGGTCCACGACAAGAACCTCTTTCCCGTATGGGGCAACAAAGCCTACGCCCGGCTCTGGGGCTACTCCATCGAGGAAATCCTGGACAACCGCCTGGACCAGAAACACATCCTTCCCGCTGAGACCCTGGACCTCTATTGGAACGTGGTCCTGCCCACGGTCAGGCAAGGCAAACGGTGGGAAGGCGAATACGTCATCCGCTCCAAGGACGGGACTCTGCGTTCGGTCAAGGGATGGTTCGATCCCGTCACCGACGATTCCGGAGAAATCACCCACGTCATCTCCATCAAACAGGACCTGTCCGACCTTATCCGCATCCGCGAGGCCCTCGGCACGGCACAGAAGAGCCTGAAATTCATATCCGAAAGCACCAGCGACATCTTTTTCCGTCTTAACCTGCACACCGGCCTATACGATTACCTCAGCCCTTCCGTAGTGCGGTTTTCCGGCTATTCCGTGCAGGAATATCAGGACAATCCGCTGCTCCTCTGGCACATCGTCCACCCGGACTGGCGCGACTATCTGGACGAGGTCATGGAGGAACTGCTCGAAGGCAGGGTCCGCGCCGAATACGTGTTTCAATTCATTCACAAATCAGGCGAAGTCCGCTGGGCCAGCCAGCGGCACATCCTGCTTCGGGACAAACACGGCCATCCCGTGGCCGTGGAAGGCATCGCCACGGACATCACCGCGCGCAAACGCGCCGAGGAGCGTCTGCGCGCCAGCGAGGAAAAATACCGTTTCCTGGCCGAGAACACCGCCGACGCCATCTGGACCATGGACGACGACTACCGCATGATCTACGCCACGCCGTCCATCAAAGACATCAGCGGCTATACCCCGGAGGAAGTGCAGGGACGCCAGATCAGGGAACTGGTCGCCGAGGATTCGATCTCCAGGCTGGAAGAGGCGCTGGCCCGGCGCAAGGACGCCGAAAACGAGGGAAACTTCACCATGGTCAGCAGCCTTGAGCTGGAGCACCTCCATAAAAACGGCCAGACCTTCTGGGCCGAGACCGTGATAAAACGGCTGCTCGACGACTCGGGCCGCCCCATCGGATTCCAGGGCGTGTCCAGGGACGTCACCATCCGCCGGGAAGCCGGGGCCGCCGTGGAGGCCAGCGAAGCCCGCTTCCGCACCCTGTTCGAGGACTCCCCCATTTCCCTCTGGGAAGAGGACCTGACCCGGCTCAAGTTCTACCTGGACGAACTCAAGGAGCAAGGCGTCACCGACTTCCGGAGTTACTTCTACGAAAATCCCGAATCGTTGGCCAAGTGCGCCTCCCTGGTCACAGTGGTGGACGTGAACAAGGCCACCCTGCCCCTGCTCGGCGCGCACTCCAAAGAGGAGCTGTTGGGCAACCTGGATAAGGTCCTGACCGACAGTTCCATGGCCGCTTTCACCGAAGAAATCATCATGCTCACCGAAGGCGGCCGGGAATACTGCGGCGAGAGCACCAACCGCACCCTGGACGGGGACACCATCTGGGTCATGGTCCACTTCTACGTCCCGGACGAATACCAGGACACCCTCTCCCGCGTCATCGTCTCGCTGCTGGACGTGACCCCGAGACGACGGGCCGAAGAGGCCCTCATGGACTCGGAGGAACGCTACCGCGTGCTGGCCGAGAACTCGCAGGAAGGGGTCATCGTCATGCAGAACGGTTCGGTCCGCTACGTCAACAGGTCCATGAGACGCATTACCGGCTACACGGCCGACGAACTCGAAAAGCTGAATTTCGCGGACATGGTCCATCCCGACGACCGGAACGAAAACACCCCGAGGCTCGCCCGGATGGGAATGGGCAAGGACAAGACCCCGCTGGGCTTCTTCCGCATAGTGACCAAGAACGGCGGGACCAAATGGATCAACATGAACGTCAAGCCCATCATGTGGGGCGGGCGCGAAGCGTTGATGTTCATCCTTACCGACATCACCCGCTACAAAGCCCTGGAATCGGAACTGCTCATCGCCCACGCCCAGATGGAAAACCGGGTCCGCAAACGCACGGCGGAGCTGTCCAAGGCTAACGTCCGTCTCAAGGCCGTGGCCGAGGAGCGCGGCCAGGCCCAGGAACGCATCCAGGCGCTCACCCAGCAGCTCATCCGCGTGCAGGAAGACGAACGCCAGCGCATCGCCCGCGACCTGCACGACAACGTGGCCCAGGACCTGTCCTCGATCATGCTCAAGATGGAGACCCTGTTCGACGGCCATCCCGGTGCCGATCCGGAACTGACCGGACGGGGCCGGGCCGTGACGGAAGTCCTGCGCCACACCATCGCATCGGTCCGGGAAATCGCCTACGGCCTGCGTCCCCCGGCGCTGGACCAGCTCGGTTTGGTCCAGGCCCTGGATAATTTATGCCATGAGGCGGGAAGCCGATATGGGTTCGACGTTGACTTTTTTGCCACAGGAATCGAGAATATTTCCTTGGACTTCGACGTGGAAATCAATCTCTACCGAATGGTCCAGGAAGCCGTCAGAAACATCTGCCGCCATGCCCGGGCGACCCGGGCAGTGATCCGGCTGGTCAAGAGCCACCCGGACATCCTCATCCGCATCGAGGACAATGGCCGGGGATTCTTAATGAGGGAAAGCCTGGCCAAGGCCGACGCGGAAAAACGCATGGGCCTTCGAAGCATGGAGGAGAGAGCCCGCCTTATCGGCGGCTCCATGGAGATCCAGACCCTGACCGGAACCGGCACGCGCATCCTCTTCAAGGTTCCGATCGAAAGCGCGAGGAGACACGGTTAG
- a CDS encoding response regulator: protein MGTNIMDIMIVDDHPLFREGLKTIISRDQHFAVCAEAGSGGEGIALARTNRPDIVLVDISMPDKSGIQMIRELKDELPQTRFVIISMHSEADYIIEAFRAGATAYIIKESAAGQLIKGLHTVAKGNIFLDGALSQEVVFKLLQTKDDADDGQNDPYSTLTPREQEVMRMLAEGLTAKGMAEQLFISPKTVENHRTNLMKKLGLKNSVELVRYAARLGLINIETWAI from the coding sequence ATGGGAACAAATATCATGGACATCATGATCGTCGACGACCACCCCCTCTTCCGGGAGGGGCTCAAAACCATCATCAGCAGAGACCAGCATTTCGCGGTCTGCGCCGAAGCGGGCTCCGGCGGCGAGGGCATAGCCCTGGCGCGGACCAACAGGCCCGACATCGTCCTGGTGGACATCTCCATGCCCGACAAGAGCGGCATCCAGATGATCCGCGAGCTCAAGGACGAACTGCCCCAGACCCGATTCGTCATCATTTCCATGCATTCCGAGGCCGACTACATCATCGAGGCCTTCCGTGCCGGCGCCACCGCTTACATCATCAAGGAATCCGCAGCGGGGCAGCTCATCAAGGGCCTCCATACCGTTGCCAAGGGGAACATCTTCCTGGATGGGGCCCTGTCTCAGGAGGTGGTCTTCAAACTGCTCCAGACCAAGGACGACGCCGACGACGGACAGAACGACCCTTATTCCACACTAACCCCCCGCGAACAGGAAGTCATGCGTATGCTCGCCGAGGGGCTCACCGCCAAGGGCATGGCCGAGCAACTGTTCATCAGCCCCAAGACCGTGGAGAACCACCGCACCAACCTCATGAAAAAGCTCGGGCTCAAGAACTCGGTGGAGCTGGTCCGGTACGCCGCCCGGCTGGGACTCATCAACATCGAGACCTGGGCCATCTGA
- a CDS encoding Hsp20/alpha crystallin family protein → MSEVVKKEERKELTRFRPATDILEREDGFHIFMDMPGVSKEDMSIDLEEDELTVTGRSSQCQAVGEKFVEMQFGECEYVRSVSISDIVDRERIKASVENGVLELFLPKLEKVQPKRITIEAQ, encoded by the coding sequence ATGAGTGAAGTCGTGAAGAAAGAGGAACGCAAGGAGCTGACCCGCTTCCGTCCGGCCACGGACATCCTGGAGCGCGAGGACGGCTTCCATATATTCATGGATATGCCCGGCGTGAGCAAGGAAGACATGTCCATCGACCTGGAAGAGGACGAGCTGACCGTAACGGGCCGTTCGAGCCAGTGCCAGGCGGTCGGCGAGAAGTTCGTGGAGATGCAGTTCGGCGAGTGCGAGTATGTTCGCTCCGTGTCCATCTCCGACATCGTGGACCGGGAACGCATCAAGGCTTCCGTGGAGAACGGGGTCCTGGAACTCTTCCTGCCCAAGCTGGAGAAGGTCCAACCCAAACGGATCACCATCGAAGCGCAGTAA
- a CDS encoding Hsp20/alpha crystallin family protein, producing the protein MVIDFNTLYNFPSRLDRVFEEFLRSPMGDDRRLAYPPLNLSNDDENIYVRAEVPGVTIDDVELTLTDKTLVIKGERTAPEGKFYRQERPSGVFHRVINIGVPVDRERVTAAMKDGVLTVTLPKSEEVKPRTISIDVA; encoded by the coding sequence ATGGTTATCGATTTCAATACGCTGTATAATTTCCCGTCCAGGTTGGATCGTGTTTTTGAAGAGTTCTTGCGATCCCCCATGGGCGACGACCGACGTCTGGCCTACCCCCCGCTCAATTTGAGCAACGACGACGAGAACATTTACGTCCGCGCCGAAGTGCCCGGAGTGACCATTGACGATGTGGAACTGACCCTCACCGACAAGACGCTGGTCATCAAGGGAGAGCGGACCGCTCCGGAAGGCAAATTCTATAGGCAGGAGCGTCCGAGTGGTGTTTTCCACAGAGTTATCAACATTGGCGTGCCGGTGGACAGGGAAAGAGTGACCGCCGCCATGAAGGACGGTGTCCTGACCGTGACCCTGCCCAAGTCCGAAGAGGTCAAGCCGCGCACCATCAGCATCGACGTCGCCTAA
- a CDS encoding efflux RND transporter periplasmic adaptor subunit encodes MRTIILNISSFLVVLGLLAACGQETPVAVKKGAGYEPAATAVAERAVLPRLFDAVGTVQAKTDIRVEAQVTGRVLEVLVRPGDRVNKGDKLLVLDSRASETRLDRSRQAVSSARSMAAQARDALASARAAHTKAESTYRRMNQLFEQKVVTAEEVEKAEAAYLQAKAALNQAEQGVAAAEARAREADKVVQEAEISLGYTTITAQEPGEVAKRLVEPGDLAFPNKELLTLHTGGSMHLEAMVREALIGRIKLGDNMSVVITALNDKEPLTGVVQEIEPLADPVTRSFLVKVRLPDRPGLYPGMFGRLLVPLGDRETVLVPSAAVRRVGQLETVMVKSGDAWQPVYVRTGETFGGKTEILSGLSGGETLGLSREGSR; translated from the coding sequence ATGAGAACAATAATCCTGAACATATCATCATTCCTCGTTGTCTTGGGGCTCCTGGCGGCCTGCGGCCAGGAAACGCCCGTGGCCGTGAAAAAAGGCGCGGGGTACGAACCCGCGGCAACGGCCGTGGCGGAACGGGCGGTGCTGCCCAGGCTGTTCGACGCCGTGGGCACGGTGCAGGCCAAGACGGACATCCGCGTGGAGGCCCAGGTCACGGGAAGGGTGCTCGAAGTGCTTGTCCGGCCCGGCGACCGGGTGAACAAGGGCGACAAACTGCTGGTGCTGGACAGCCGCGCCTCGGAAACCCGGCTGGACCGTTCCCGGCAGGCGGTTTCCTCCGCCAGGAGCATGGCCGCCCAGGCGCGTGACGCCCTGGCTTCCGCCAGGGCCGCGCACACCAAGGCTGAATCAACCTACCGGCGCATGAATCAGCTCTTCGAACAGAAAGTGGTCACGGCCGAGGAAGTGGAAAAGGCCGAAGCCGCCTACCTCCAGGCCAAAGCCGCCCTGAATCAGGCCGAACAGGGCGTGGCAGCCGCCGAAGCGCGCGCCCGCGAAGCGGACAAAGTGGTCCAGGAGGCCGAAATTTCCCTGGGATACACGACCATCACCGCCCAGGAGCCGGGAGAGGTGGCCAAACGCCTGGTGGAGCCGGGCGACCTGGCTTTCCCCAACAAGGAACTGCTCACCCTGCACACCGGGGGCTCCATGCACCTTGAGGCCATGGTCCGCGAAGCGCTCATCGGCCGCATCAAACTCGGCGACAACATGTCCGTGGTCATCACGGCGCTCAACGACAAGGAGCCGCTGACCGGAGTGGTCCAGGAGATCGAGCCCCTGGCCGACCCCGTGACCCGCTCCTTCCTGGTCAAGGTCCGGCTGCCGGACCGGCCCGGCCTGTACCCCGGCATGTTCGGCAGACTGCTGGTGCCCCTGGGCGACCGGGAAACCGTGCTGGTTCCCTCGGCGGCGGTCCGCCGAGTGGGCCAGCTCGAAACGGTCATGGTCAAATCCGGCGACGCGTGGCAGCCGGTCTACGTGCGCACCGGCGAGACCTTCGGCGGCAAGACCGAAATCCTGTCCGGCCTGTCCGGCGGCGAAACCTTGGGCCTGTCCCGGGAGGGTAGCCGCTGA